CTGAGCGGGTCGTCGTTGAAGGACACCTCGGGGCTGAGCGGCGTACGGAGCCTGCGCTGGGCAAGATCGGCGAGCCCCCCGAACGGGTCGATCAGCTCGACCGACGGGAGCCGCAGCGCCATGGCGTTGACGGTGAAGTCGCGGCGGGACAGATCGGTCTCCACGTCGTCGGCGAAACGGACGGTCGGCTTGCGCGAGTCGGGCCGGTAGACCTCGGCCCGGTGCGTGGTGATCTCGTAGCGGCGTCCCTTGTGGCGAAATCCAACGGTGCCGAAGCTCTTGCCCTGCAACCACACGGCATCGGCCCATCCCCGCACGAGACCCTCGACCTCCTCGGGCGAGGCGTCGGTCGTGAAGTCGAGGTCCACGGCGCCGAGGTCGATGCGGGGATCGGCAATCGCGTCACGCACGGTGCCACCGACCAGGTAGAGCGTGCGGCCGGCGGAGCTGAACCGCTCCGCCAGCTCGGACGCCTCCTCGATGAGCGGCGCCAGCCGCTCGGGGACCATCGCCGGCTCCTCAGCCGTGGCTGCCGGCTCTGGGGGAGGGCCTCGAGATGCCCTCGCGCTCCCAGATGAGCCTCGATGCCGCCACCACGGCCCCGCCAGGGCCGCCTGACGTGGGCGCCTCGGGGCGGTACGACACGCCCGCCAAGGCGGCGATCGAGGCACCGGCCGACTCGGCCAGCGCCGTCAGGTCGTAGCCCCCCTCGAGGAACGCCAGTCGCCGCCCGGGGCCGACCGAGCCGGTGGCCGCGGTCATCAGATCGGCGAAATCGCCCGCTGACAGGCCGAGATCGGTCAGGGGGTCGGCCCGGTGGCCATCGAAGCCGGCGGAGACGATCACCCAGCTGGGAGCGAAGGACTCCACCGCGCCCGTCAACACCTCGTCCAACGCCGCTCGATAGGTGTCACCAGTCGTGCCCGGTGGGAATGGAAAATTGATCGTCGTGCCCGCTCCGGCCCCCTCCCCCGTCTCGTCGAGCCGACCCGTGCCCGGATAGAGGGGGAACTGGTGCATCGAGACGTACAGCACTCTCGGGTCGGAGTAGAAGGCGTCCTGCGTGCCGTTGCCGTGGTGGGCGTCCCAGTCGACGATGAGGACGCGCTCCCCCCGGTTGGCCAAGGCTGCGGCCGCCACCGCCACGTTGTTGAGGAGACAGAAGCCCATCGCCCGCACGGGCGTCGCGTGATGCCCCGGAGGGCGCACCGCCAGAAAGGCGGCGTCGGCTTCACCGCGGTCCAGTCGCTCGATGGCCTCGACGCCAGCGCCCGCCGCCACCGTGGCTGCCTGCCACGAGCTCTCGCCGGCCGTCGTGTCCGCGTCGAGCGCGCCGCCGCCGGCTCGGCAGAACC
This genomic window from Acidimicrobiales bacterium contains:
- a CDS encoding histone deacetylase, coding for MAVLFGTHTAYLDHDTGAGHPERPARLRAVSRGIEHAGLTDLLVPFSPRPATRAELEAVHSPEHLDAVERFCRAGGGALDADTTAGESSWQAATVAAGAGVEAIERLDRGEADAAFLAVRPPGHHATPVRAMGFCLLNNVAVAAAALANRGERVLIVDWDAHHGNGTQDAFYSDPRVLYVSMHQFPLYPGTGRLDETGEGAGAGTTINFPFPPGTTGDTYRAALDEVLTGAVESFAPSWVIVSAGFDGHRADPLTDLGLSAGDFADLMTAATGSVGPGRRLAFLEGGYDLTALAESAGASIAALAGVSYRPEAPTSGGPGGAVVAASRLIWEREGISRPSPRAGSHG